In Borreliella afzelii, the DNA window TGTATCTGCCATTAACTTTCCTCCTTTTAAATTCTTTAGTCTTAACCACCAGCAGCAACTACTGTTTTCTCAAGGCCTCTATTGCCAAAAATTGTAACTTTTATTAAATTAATCGAATAATCTTGTCTTATGTTTTCAGCTTGTTTATCCTTATCTTCTGATGCAAACTTGATTGTAAATGAATCAGAGAGTGCATAAGCATTAATTAATGTTGGGGGCCCACCATCAGCCTTGATAATAACTCCATCTGAATTAATGTCTAATATTTGACCCGATTTTATACTAGGATTTCTTGTAACAAGGTACCCTTCAAAGTTATTTGTAATTGGCAAAACATACGCAGTACAACTAAATTCGCATACATCAACACATATGCCATACATATCATTATCAGCACCAACCTCAACATATACGGAGTTCTCTTTTGGAACAAGTTTAACCCCACGCTTATATGGAAAACTCTTTTTTGGATTGTAGAAATATTCTTCTATTTTGTCCGTATAACTTGAACATGCAAATGTATAAGCATCAACTAGCTCATTCTTAGACTG includes these proteins:
- a CDS encoding DUF228 domain-containing protein; translated protein: RQAEDDAVMDPYLESVKELDDILLKFKKYAKSMSSVENKVFSSSSGCFQSKNELVDAYTFACSSYTDKIEEYFYNPKKSFPYKRGVKLVPKENSVYVEVGADNDMYGICVDVCEFSCTAYVLPITNNFEGYLVTRNPSIKSGQILDINSDGVIIKADGGPPTLINAYALSDSFTIKFASEDKDKQAENIRQDYSINLIKVTIFGNRGLEKTVVAAGG